aggaagatcttgtctcactcatcttttagagttctttgagaggATGAACAAGCATGGGGACAAGGGTGACCCAGTTGCTGACCTAGACTTCTACCAAGCTtctgataaagttcctcatcaaaggctcctaagtaaatTCAGTGGTCATTAAATACGAGGACAAGTCTTCATGTAGGTTAagaactggttaattaacaggaaacagactGTAAGTATAAATGGGCAAATTTTCACAGTAGAAAGTGGAAagcagtggggtaccacaggACTTGGTACTATATCCGGTGCTTTCTAACTTGTTCGTTAATGATTCTGAGTTAGGAGaaagcagtgaagtggctaagtcTGTTAATGACACTAAGCTGTTTGGGACAatgagaaccagggaggactgtgTGGTGCTCCAGAGAGACATGTTGAGGCTGGAAGAGTGGGTAGCAATGTGGAAAATGAAGATCAACATGGGCAGAAGTTATGGACATTGGGACTAAAAAATCCTACCTATATATACATATTGATGGGGTCAGAACAACTGcaatttaaaaaggcaaatgctatacTGGAtattattaggaaggggactgaaaacacATCAGCCAGCATCATATCGCCCCTGCATAAATCTATGGTacgacctcatttggaataccatgTACAGTTTCTGGGCACTGCACCTCAAAAAGATAGTATGGAaagaggtgcagaaaagggcaacaaaaatgattaaggggatggatcaccatccctatgaagaaaggttaaagaggttagggatctttagtttgaagaaacaatgattgagaggtgacatgataggcTTACAGaagtatgcatgggatagagaagggtgagaaagaagtacttttcttcctttctcacaatAGAAGAACTTATGAGCACTCAGTGAAATTAACGAGCAGTAGGTTTAGAATAAAGGGAAGTACTTAAGTCAAATAAACACACAGAATTCACTTCCACAGGAAATGCTGGTAGTTACAAATACGAGACAGCTTCAAAGCAGAGGTTGATCAGTGGCTGTAGCCACAAGGTATAAACTGAACACTATGTCTGGGGAcactgatgctctgtattcttggtacacGGAAGGCAAcattgggaaggcttctggagttctggccccgctagTGAACTTCCTaatagcacctgggttttgcctgttgacctgatccaacatggcttctcttatgttggtATGTTCTAGCCTCTTCTTGCactaactcccccaccccccccagcccacttCCTATTTGTTGGTCTgtatttctctccctttctccctacCAAGCATGATGTTATATTTAATgcactttggaaaaaaaaaagatatctgaCTCATTAAAGCATCTGTCACAATAAATATAAGGTTTTTTAAACATGCCATGTTTTAAACAAAATACAATCCAGTGAAAAACATATTCACCACCTTATTTTAAACTCAACTGACTAGCGTTAGCATATATTACCTAACTACCAAGAACAACATCCAAACTTACTTGTTCAAAATCCATCCAGATAGTCTCCTATGACATAATACTTATCAGGATACTGCAAATCATTGAAATGTCAGTGCAATCATTCCCCTACAGTCATTGCATCACAGTTATCACAGTTAATATAGCTTATCTGCCCTGTTCACTCTACCATTTACTATTTTTATTGCATATGGCCAACATACATGATACTGGTCAAAAACAAGGCATGATTCTGTTACTTCAGTTTCAGAACAAAAAGGAGAGAATACAATCACCAAAGTATCACTAAAAAACAGATACAATACAGTAGCTTGACTCCCATTTTAAAGCTAAAAGCTCAAATGGTTAAGAACAATCTATTACACAGATGAAGAAAAGATTATACAACATTGTTGACATCTCAGAGACACCTAGCAAAAACTCACCTTCAGAATTTTAACAACCACTCGCTCATTGTTGGTGATGTTAATAGCTTCAAAGACCTCACTATATTTCCCCCGGCCGAGTTTTCGAACAAGTTGATAATCATCTTGATTACTGTAGATAGTGAAAAGAAAAACAGGCTTTAGAGTTATAGACTTTAAATTCTCTCCTAACCATTTCAAGTAAGAGAAGGTCACACATTAGATCCAGATGCAGAGAACAAGAGGTTTCTTTACATCAAGACAGCCAACAATGCTTTTGACACCACTGTTTGTGGATTGCTATGGCTGGTTTGAAGAATCTTCATAGCTACCATCTCAATATTATACCAGCTGCAAGGAATCGAAAAGAACCTAAATCTTCCAAGCTAAGAATTACCAACATTTGCTATCCATCTGTAACCATGAGATCAAAATGAAAATCTTCCAACAGCTGCCAAAATCCTTTAAGTCAGTCTGTTGACATCTGACTTAACTTAAGCTACAGAACTGACAGAGACTGTTCTGAACTGCACAATGTATCTTCCCCTAAGGATATTGAGTGAAGAAGACAACTCTCTATGGAAGGccattccttctctttttcctacAAACATTCTGAACAAAGTTGATGGCAACAGGGAAGGATAAAATACTCCCCAACCAATCCACAGGATAACATTCCTGAATTACACTATTTCCAAATCACAAAACAATCCgtttcaagtacaaaatggcattCAGAGTAATTAATATTTAATCTTATAGTTATGCTTTAAGCCTGTCTGTCATGACTCTAGAACTACTGCATTCACCCCAGCCAAGAAGCAGAGGCACAAGAACATGCCTTGGATATCTTTTTTGACAAAGGAACATACCCATGAATCAAGAGGTGTTTTCTACATAATCCAATAGGAACTACTGTGCATAGGTGCAAAAAAAAGTAATATAGTGATATAGTGCTCTACAACTGAGATATCACAATGGAAAATGTGTCACTTATTGGAAATATAAagtgatctaccccacaaggagATCTCATCCCCAAAATTATGATCCaatcagtgatccatctagtccagcaacctgtttaACATGGCAGTCAACCAATTGCCTTGGAGGGTCAACATACAGGTCACGGAGGCCTTCccagtgttgcctcctggcatttgTATTCAGAGGTTGGCCTCTGTAAGTGAAGATTCCCTTTAGTCATTCTGGGTAGTAGCTACTGACAGACCTATCCTTCATGTTTTTGGCTGCCACTACACCCACCGACAGTAAACTCTAaatttaattacttgttgagtGAACAAAATTTTCCTTTTGTCCACCCAGAATCTGTCACCCATCAACTTCGTTGGGTGCCCCAGAGTCCTATTGTTCTGGGAGAAGAACAAAAGATTCTATCTATGTCCACTTTCTCCATCCCAGACCTACTCCTTGGTCTGATTTTACACCGAGGTCAGATTTTTCTTAGATACACCCAACAGCATCGTCCAAGTTTGAGGCAGCCACTTGGAGCTTTAAAGGAACCATCCTAAGCAGGCCTATCCTGGAGTACCACCCACGTTAATCTCTGGCTCTTACTCTTAGGAAATCTCTACCGGAACCACACTAGAAcgattttgttgttcttgttattcaATCCGGTTTAGCCTCCAGTGTCAGGCCCCGGGGCCAACCAGTTGCTGGGAGAGCCCACAAAGAAGCCATCCGAGACCCCAAGTCCTGCCCCCAGCCCACATACAGCCTCTCGCCGTGCAGATTCGAGCTCCCTCTGCCCGAACAGAAAGAGGAAGCAAAAGGGGGCAACCGCACGAACGCGGAGAAAAAGAGGCTGCGAGCAAAAACACAGAAATCCATGAAATAAAACACCacccccctcgccccctcccccgaAGAGGCCGGGACGTGCCTGCCGGCTAACTGTAGCACGCGCCATTCCTGCCCGGCCGGCTGAGCGGCGGAGTGGGGcgggatgggatggggggggggtcgggccGCCTCTCCTTACCCCCAGGTGGGGACGTGGGCCTCGTAGTCCCAGTACTCGCGGCTCCTCAGGCTGTTCACCTCGGCGTAGACGCGGGCCCTACTGCCGGCGGCGGGGCcgggcatggcggcggcggcggcgcggcggcgcaGGGGGGACGGCGGGGGGGTGGTGCTGAggaggaggcgggcgggcgggcggcagcggcccagcagcaggagcagcgaggaggaggcggcggcggcggcgaagggcgGCGCCAGgccgctggggggaggggaggggcggcgcgGGGCCGAGCCGGCGGGGCCGGCCTGCTCGTTCCTCTCCTCGCCTCCCTCGCTGGTTCGCTCGCCGCCGCAGCGGACCCGGaaaaggaggcggcggcggcggcggcctcggcctcagcggcggcggcgacaCGCCTACCGACCCAGCCCCGCTCGGCAAGAGAGGCAGCCACTGAGGCCGGTGCGGGCCCGGCGCCACAGCGCCCCCTGCAGCGCCGGCGGATCCCGCCAGGCTGCGCGCGTCGCTGTGCCCCCTCCTCGAGAGCGGCCGCTCCCTTCAGCGTCGGAAGACTCCTCCGGGATGCGCGCGCAgccaactccccctccctccctctgtcagcGCCGGAGTCCTCTTTTTGCGGCGCGCGCAACCATGCCCTACCCGCGTGGGCCGCCCTCTCGCCGGAGCCATGGCAACGCTTCCCTCGGCAACGTCTGAACGCGCCGGACCCGTAAGGACCAGGAGCCCCGTCTAGAGGCGCGGAGGGAAGATGGAAGCCCGGCCTACGTTGACCGACGAGGAGTCGGAGCGCGAcagcatccacacgggggagtcGAGGGAGCTGGGCGAGGAGGTGCAGCAGGACCTGGCCCCGCTCAGCCTGCCGGAGCTCCACAATGTGGTGCAGGAGATGAGGTgggcggcggagggggcgggggttGGGGTGCTCACTCCCCATAAAAAGTTTAAATATTAAAGGAATAATACTTATTgcatcaatgaaaacctattggCAGTGGCACGGGATGGGAAAACAGCAGAACAAGAGTTTAAgcattcaagaaaaagtgagaaagctaattaagaagtttcacgagtgcagcagttctcaacctgggggttgggggcccCTTGGcgatcgaacgaccctttcacaggagtcatggcgggggggggggtcaccgccAAAGTTGCTACTCCTCCTGCAgccgccacacaacagccttgcggggtagatcgagatagagcgtccgtctgtctggagcagcggaaaagagcgagatcggcatggtgggacaagaggcaaaattgatctgagaaaccccggggggaaaaaaacaatttatatacaatcctgaacaatggatcttcacgtcattggtcagtttcggtttaatttctgtgaaagaacactggcatcatttaatggctgggggtcaccataacatgaggaactgtattaaagggtcgcggcattaggaaggttgagaacccctgctctgaTGGGTAGCCGTTTTGGTCTTATGGAGCCCCACAAAAATTGAATCCGATACCACTCTTAAGactaaccaagatttattcaaggtgagctgtcatgtgcctgcacaggaaagctcatgccttgaataaatcttggttggtcttaaaggtgcgattgcACACAATCTTTGTCATGAAGGTTCAGTAATGTATTGTAAACTTCCTCCACCTTAAGTAGGGAAGGCACCGCTGTCCATTTTCAGGCCACTGTAGTGGTTTAGCATGTTGGGCTAGGCTCTGTAATGACCCACGTTTGAATGCCCACCCTGCTCATGAAAGCTTGCagagcgaccttgggccagtcacacagctCTAAGCCTAgactaccttacaaggttgttgtgaggataaaatggacaatATAAGAATCTTTTGTAATGTAAGAATaagccaacctgtggctctctagatgtccatggactcccaaTAACCAATTATTATCTTAATAATTCCTCCAGGAACTGCTGCATATAATGAAGTCACTTATAGCATAACCTAGAGGGCAGATACCTTGATGGACGATTGATGCTACTAGACCCATTTCTGAGAAATATTAAATTAAAGAGAATTGGGATGTACAAGGTAGATGTCTTATAAAGTGGATTGCTGTTGATAGAAAATTTTGTAGACATAAACTTAAAGAAATACAGCACAATATTGATAAAGTATCACTGATGAAGTAATATGGAAACAAGACTGTATTATTTGAATACAGTTTGGTTTATCATGGGTAGCTTGAAACTGCTTCTTTCATTCTACGTATCCTGGTCTGATGAATCGTCTCTGCTTCTGCTATAATGAAAACCAGGTGTGTATTTACCAGATCGGGTGACAATAATCCGTTACTATTATCACATGCTGCACATACTCAGAATCGCTGGCAGAGATCTGAAAACTGATTCAGAGCTGATTGCAATGGAAGACAAATTACAAAATAGCAATGATTAAGTTAGGCCTTGACAAATGTTCTTTTTGCTTTCAGACCCGGACCAGAATTCATTACTGAAAATATTAGACACCACAATTAAACTTTTAgcatattattatatgctttctGTGTGTAACTCTACTGTATGATAAATATTGTATCTAAATATTTCAAGAGTGGAGAAAAATCAGGAGATGGACCCACCATTTTTAGCTTTTCTCTAAGATCGTTTAAGAGGATTTTAAGGAACACCCTAAGCAAAATGTATAATCCACATTACTAGCCCGAATTTGCTCCCAAAACTATTATAGTATAATGGACATTCTAAGGAGTAGAATGCCTTGGGAGACATTCCATGTGCCGTTTGAGAGTTTTGACCACTGTTACCACTCTTCTGGTTTTAAGCATGAAGATGAGTATCTGTAATCATACAGAATATTCAAGCAGCTAACTTTTTTCACACAACCTGTCATGTTCTTTCAGCCATGCCAATTCCATTCTCAAACTGGAGGCAGCCATGTTTGAGAAATTTTTCAATCGGATGGAACCAAGGGATTTGGCCAGCCACATGGTGTCAGAAAAACAAGGCTCTTCACTGGATCTGGGACAAGGACCATTTGTAAGCAACAGGGTTGTTTGACAAGGATTAAGATTCCTATGACTGCAACACAGGGGTTTTTGTAGCATTGAGAGTGGTGACCAAATTAATCTTGCCGGTTTTCTCCACAAGCTCTGCAAAGCTGCAGATCTGACTCATCCAAGTTCATCTTGCCTCATTTCTCCCCcagatttttagattgtttaactATTAATTTAATCCTGATACTTTTATTTAATCTTCTAATTTTGTTACAGTACTCATAATTTTACCTAatggtttctttttttcagttctttttcagttcagtttttttCAGTTCCTTCCTAGAATCAGGTTAATTAAAGACCTTTGATCGGtcggtctgcctgcctgcctgcctgcctgcctgcctgcctgcctgcctgcctgcctgcctgcctgcctgcctgcctgcctgcctgcctgcctgtctgtctgtctgtctgtctatctatctatctatctatctatctatctatctatctatctatctatctatctatctatctatctatctaatctaatcTACTTACCTGCCTAAATTTAGAGACCGCCCTCTCCACTAGAGCAGACTTAGGGTGGTGAACAACtcctagctgtatctgaagaatgtCTCATGAAAGCTAATACCCTGctacaaatattgttagtctttatggtgccactggactcttactcTTCTTTATTCTCAGCTCCTAATTTGTACTGTCTGGTTATTTATTGTTTCCTGAAGGGTCTGGAAAAATTAAGAAACGAGATAGAAAAATTTAGGCTGCTTGCAATTAGCCGCTTATCACATGTTctgatttatttttagatttctataccgccgcccTCCAAAGGTCTCGCGGCCGTTTACAAaagtaataaaaatacaataaaacctataAAAACACCCCGTGATAACAAATTAATTACAATTCATCAGATGTCGAATTAAATCCTATAAGAGCCCTAACCCTCACTCCCCTCCGTTCAGTCCAAGGGTCAGTTCTCTTGTAAGGCCTAATGTTACTTGAATATCTAACAGCTAGCTGTTATTCAGCCATACCAATTTGTTTGTCTTTTCTTTAAGGAGCTCTTGGTGGCTTCTATATGGTTCTTGATACCCCCCTTTTTTCTATTCTGAGCCCAGGATCTGAGAGTAAGATGAGCCCAGTGCCCCCCACTGAGCTTCTTAGCTGGgcggagatttgaacctgagttttcCTGATGCCAGTCCAACACACTAACCATTTCACCTCCTCGCCTGTAGTAGCAAAGTTAGCATTGCATCCAATCAGCCACAAATCATATCCAAGGCGTCTCAATGACCCTTTAACATTTAATCACAAAAGCCTCAAACCGTGTTCACTTAGCAAGTCAGCTTTGCATCTTCTGATCTAGACCTTTGTGCTGTTTCTTCCTTTGAATTGTAGCAACGTCTCAGGCGCAAATCTAAATCCCGTATACCAACAGATCGACTGGTATGCTTGACCGTGGAACAGAAATGTGACTTAGCACAACGGGAGCTAGAGGAGACCAAGGAAGACATTCAGCGAATGAAGAAGAACTCGGAACAGATTTTGCAAAACTATCTGGTATAGCTGTCCATGTTCATTTGGGTTATACTGTATTCATTCTTTCTTTGCTTGAGGGCAGATCCACTAAAATCAGGGGTTTGTAATTTCTGGCCATGCTGCTGCTGTGTCCAATGAGACAGGCTTCTTGGTACCAATAGAACTTAGGGCCAGAAAAGAGCCTCAGATAATAATGGTTGtacataaatattttttcccctttcaagtaagcaaacagcattaaaactttttttaaaaattaagttttcAGGAGTCCCTGATTTCTTCTTGGATTTAGTATTAATTCTATTTAGATCCACAAACAAACTCATGGacactgaaagctcctgcagtcTTTATTCTGGAGAGGATTTGTCATTTCAAAGATCCAGTTGATTGCTATTGATTGGGAAGGCGTGTGGCTTCTTCCAGCCTGCCAAGCTGTCTTCTGTAGGAAGTCAACAATGTTTGCCTTGATGTTATTATCCCAGCCTCTGAGtggttttgcttttctgttttgtatGCCAAAGTAGACCAGAATGTCTATTAGCGCTGACAGAAAAGGGCTCCTTTCAGGCACTTAGAATCTAGAAACTGTATCTGCATTTTGGATACTGATAAgctagaatgtgtccagaggggcaacaaagatagtgaggaaTCTGGAAACTGAGGTAGAGATCATTGTGCATAGGTGTCACTGTGTGTGTCTAAGAACTGTGTGTGTCTAAGAACTGCTTGCTTCTGGCTCAGCTTTCTGATCAGTTTGGTTGTAGGCCTTTCCCCAGAGAATGAATGAAACATGACCTGTCAACTTATGATGATGTGATTTGAATTCTACAGGCTGTCCTGGAAGAAGCAGACATCCGCATAGTTGACATTAAGAAAGCCATAGCGGACTTTGAAAAAGACATAGTCAAGACTATAACCAAGAAGAAAGGAAGCATCATAGCTTCCGATAAGGTGATGAGATACATGGAAGAGAAGATCCGCTTCAGGGTCAGTGGAGATAAGTTGCCATTTTTCCCTACACTTTGCTTTCATAAACGGTTACATTGATGTCAGTGAGGTGGAAACAGGCAAGAACCTCTTGCACTCTTGGGGATGATAGTCAGCTGGAACTCTCTCAGTAGAGATGGGGATCATCCATCTCAGAGGAGAGGGATGGAATCAGATtcccccctctcagtcatctaaCTTCGAAATCACCGCAGATCATGGACTAGACTGGTATCCAGTATCTCAGACCTGTGAAATCTAGATGAGCAATTCCAAACAGTTATGGCCTTAATACAGTAATCATTTGTCAGGTATAAAGTTAAAAGGGTTTTCACTTTACTGTGTTGTGAAGCTAAAGAGGGACTGCAGATGTGTGGTGGTTTCCAGCTGAAATCTGGGAGTGTAGGTTGCATTTAAAGCTGACCTTTCTCTGTTTCTATGGGCAGCTTTGAAAGGTTGCCAAGGCCCCTTTCCTTGCCCATGTTCAGATGTTCTCTGGCTACAAGGAAATTTCTTGCTGTTTCCTATGTAAAGTCCCTTCCAGTCAACGGGTGAGATTAAAATTGGCCTTTTGAATTGTGACCCATTTAAAAACTACTTTTTCTCAGTACCTGGCATTTGGCTTAAATTTTTCTTGGAAGTGTAGTTAATTTGGTTCTTTCTAtatctttttttgaaaaagaggGGATGGAGGCCTCACGCTGCACAGTTATTTAAACTGTCGTTGCTGTGGAGTCATTTTTTAATTGACAGCATCAAATGATTTTAATACTTATTTGTTATATATGCTTAAtggattaattttatttatatgagATGTAATCTCAGTAACCCTCAGAAAAATGTGTGTCTAAAAGGCCAGGGGATTGATAGTGCCCCAGATGGTGAGTGCAAAATTTGCAGGTGTGGTTTAAAAGGCTTGTGGAATTTGAGCGGCATTTGGGGGTGGGAATGCAAAATGTCACGCAAAAATCTACACTTGAGAGTATTGAGAGAGGATGTCAGTGACTTTATTTTTTCAGGACGTACTGAAGGAGAAGATCCGTTTGAAAAATGATTCCTTGAaagttcagaagaagaaaatgCAGATGCAGCTCAAGCAGGTATTTATGCATTTTTTGTATTATGTTTTGGAAAGTACAGCTGGACAAGTTTGACCAAGTTATGGAACTGTGAAGCACAGATGTGCCATTGCCGCATGTCCCACTTTACTGCTTCTTTTCTTAAGACCATCTCTATAATGGGGGCTCTAGAATTATTACCCTACAGGGAACCCAGGTCCTTGGTGCCAAGTATGCCAGAAGCAGAAAGAAGGTTCTGCTAGCCAACTACACTCAGATGACTCAGGCAAATGAGCCAAGACATGCCAACAAGAAGTGGCAATGTC
This region of Paroedura picta isolate Pp20150507F chromosome 14, Ppicta_v3.0, whole genome shotgun sequence genomic DNA includes:
- the CFAP263 gene encoding cilia- and flagella-associated protein 263 isoform X2, encoding MKTSHANSILKLEAAMFEKFFNRMEPRDLASHMVSEKQGSSLDLGQGPFQRLRRKSKSRIPTDRLVCLTVEQKCDLAQRELEETKEDIQRMKKNSEQILQNYLAVLEEADIRIVDIKKAIADFEKDIVKTITKKKGSIIASDKVMRYMEEKIRFRDVLKEKIRLKNDSLKVQKKKMQMQLKQKEELGEALHEVDFQQLKIENAQFLEKIEERNQDLLRQKMTVGNALQILNCYKRKLQTATAMATRLVKDITQRKDSLEKIEREFIVVVQERDKAEILNKKLRKQLAYYKVPPVLDYVHEKIEVHELENTIKIWERKVEIAQMALQSYRSVWQKAKMASHQLQALLPEQVAQ
- the CFAP263 gene encoding cilia- and flagella-associated protein 263 isoform X1, coding for MEARPTLTDEESERDSIHTGESRELGEEVQQDLAPLSLPELHNVVQEMSHANSILKLEAAMFEKFFNRMEPRDLASHMVSEKQGSSLDLGQGPFQRLRRKSKSRIPTDRLVCLTVEQKCDLAQRELEETKEDIQRMKKNSEQILQNYLAVLEEADIRIVDIKKAIADFEKDIVKTITKKKGSIIASDKVMRYMEEKIRFRDVLKEKIRLKNDSLKVQKKKMQMQLKQKEELGEALHEVDFQQLKIENAQFLEKIEERNQDLLRQKMTVGNALQILNCYKRKLQTATAMATRLVKDITQRKDSLEKIEREFIVVVQERDKAEILNKKLRKQLAYYKVPPVLDYVHEKIEVHELENTIKIWERKVEIAQMALQSYRSVWQKAKMASHQLQALLPEQVAQ